The following proteins are encoded in a genomic region of Petrotoga mexicana DSM 14811:
- a CDS encoding Lon protease family protein: MKLTLSDFEIKIPDINIDNTSEIKIGSYQDYTIQTDACEILQFALESSNDSNNVFIVGPNRSGRRGMTRKIIERISLTQKAPQDLLYVFNFKEEKKPKLLKLPAGEAKNFKSELQSIINSSVQVLNKTMQTEEFQQRLSSLEKEYNEQREKLWSDLRKQAQSLGFILEASEKGIVSVPVYDGKKISSSEFENLPEEIKEYFRKNSEKLRELIEKTMVKITEMDKEYWEEVKNLRRYWAAFSLAKLFEPLEKKYLKYSDVFEYLQNLKEDIASHLSQLTSENQNLITYLKEKRYNVNIVVDNSYLQGAPVIEEDNPTFSNLVGRIEYYSQMGLLQTDFTMIKSGAFHRANGGYLIMEAEKVLRKPYAWEVIKRVLSEKEVKIENIQTAEGYSNVESLEPEPLSLTVKVVLIGEEWVYDLLRVYDSEFEKLFPIKSQFDYEAELSNENLNKFLAFLSNTVEENDISHFTKDAIEEIIKYSCRMNGNNKRFSLKLGEIKNLLIDSCNISRKNGTSPYITSKDIKDTIKFREKMFSFHKKKLFNAIKEQKIDIRTEGSEIGQINGLTVLDTGDFTFGHPVKITAKSYRSSSEKIINIHRDIDLSGKIYKKSSLIIENYFKHKFSSFIETGFGVSLNFEQVYSIIEGDSATIAETLALMSSIANIPLKQNIAITGSMNQSGEALPVGGIIEKIEGFYDACKNLNFTGDQGVIIPSKNIDNIVLKDEINEDIQNGKFYIWAIDNIDEAIELMTDYKAGTPNENGEYEEGTFYYYVSENLKKLSKEEKKEKGEKENK; the protein is encoded by the coding sequence ATGAAACTTACTTTAAGTGATTTTGAAATTAAAATCCCAGATATCAACATCGATAACACTTCAGAAATAAAAATTGGTTCTTATCAAGATTACACCATACAAACGGATGCATGTGAAATCCTACAATTTGCCTTGGAAAGCAGTAACGATTCAAACAATGTTTTCATTGTTGGTCCAAACCGTAGTGGTAGAAGAGGTATGACTCGAAAGATCATCGAAAGAATTTCATTAACTCAAAAAGCTCCTCAAGATCTTCTGTATGTTTTTAATTTCAAAGAAGAAAAGAAACCCAAGCTATTGAAACTACCCGCAGGAGAGGCCAAAAATTTCAAATCTGAATTGCAATCTATTATTAATTCGTCTGTACAAGTTTTAAATAAAACTATGCAGACGGAAGAATTCCAACAAAGATTAAGTTCATTAGAAAAAGAATACAACGAGCAGAGGGAAAAATTGTGGTCCGATCTAAGAAAACAGGCTCAATCTCTTGGTTTTATACTTGAGGCTTCTGAAAAAGGTATAGTCAGCGTTCCAGTGTATGACGGCAAAAAAATAAGCAGCTCAGAGTTTGAAAATCTTCCAGAAGAGATAAAGGAGTATTTTAGAAAAAATTCAGAGAAGTTGCGAGAATTAATTGAAAAAACTATGGTAAAGATCACGGAGATGGATAAAGAATACTGGGAGGAAGTTAAAAACTTACGACGCTATTGGGCTGCATTTAGCTTAGCTAAGCTTTTTGAACCCCTTGAAAAGAAATATCTCAAATATTCAGATGTTTTTGAATACCTTCAAAACTTAAAAGAAGACATAGCTTCTCATTTATCCCAATTAACTTCTGAAAATCAAAACCTAATAACTTATCTTAAAGAAAAAAGATACAATGTCAACATTGTAGTAGATAATTCTTATCTACAAGGTGCTCCTGTGATAGAAGAAGATAACCCCACTTTTTCAAATTTGGTTGGTAGAATAGAGTATTATTCCCAAATGGGACTTCTCCAAACTGATTTTACAATGATAAAATCGGGGGCTTTCCACAGGGCAAATGGTGGTTATTTAATCATGGAAGCGGAAAAAGTTTTAAGAAAACCTTACGCTTGGGAGGTAATTAAAAGGGTTTTATCTGAAAAAGAAGTAAAAATTGAAAATATTCAAACTGCTGAAGGCTATTCGAACGTTGAAAGTTTGGAACCAGAACCTTTATCTTTAACCGTTAAAGTAGTACTCATTGGAGAAGAATGGGTGTACGATTTATTAAGAGTTTACGATAGCGAATTCGAAAAACTTTTTCCTATAAAATCACAATTTGACTATGAGGCAGAGTTAAGTAACGAGAATTTAAATAAATTTTTAGCTTTCTTAAGCAACACAGTGGAAGAAAACGATATCTCACATTTTACAAAAGATGCGATTGAAGAGATAATCAAGTACAGTTGTAGGATGAATGGAAATAACAAAAGGTTCTCTTTAAAATTGGGGGAAATTAAGAATCTACTAATAGACTCTTGCAACATTTCTAGAAAAAATGGAACAAGCCCATATATAACCTCCAAAGATATAAAAGATACTATAAAGTTTAGAGAAAAGATGTTTTCATTTCATAAGAAAAAATTATTTAATGCAATTAAAGAACAAAAGATTGACATAAGAACTGAAGGCTCTGAAATTGGGCAAATAAATGGATTGACTGTTTTGGATACAGGAGATTTCACCTTTGGCCATCCAGTCAAAATAACAGCAAAAAGTTACAGATCCTCTTCTGAAAAAATCATAAATATACACAGGGATATTGATTTAAGCGGGAAAATATACAAAAAATCTTCATTGATAATAGAAAACTATTTCAAACATAAATTTTCTTCTTTTATAGAAACAGGCTTCGGCGTTTCTTTAAATTTTGAACAAGTTTACTCTATCATTGAAGGAGACAGCGCTACAATAGCAGAAACTCTGGCTTTAATGTCTTCTATAGCTAACATTCCATTGAAACAAAATATTGCCATCACCGGATCTATGAATCAAAGCGGAGAAGCTTTACCAGTCGGAGGAATAATCGAAAAAATAGAAGGATTTTACGACGCCTGTAAAAATCTCAATTTTACAGGAGACCAAGGGGTAATTATTCCAAGTAAGAATATTGATAATATTGTATTAAAAGACGAAATAAACGAAGATATACAAAATGGAAAGTTCTATATTTGGGCGATTGATAATATAGACGAAGCGATCGAACTAATGACAGATTACAAAGCAGGGACACCAAATGAAAACGGTGAATACGAAGAAGGCACATTTTATTACTATGTGAGTGAAAACCTCAAGAAATTATCAAAAGAAGAGAAAAAAGAAAAAGGCGAAAAAGAAAACAAATAA